A DNA window from Sulfitobacter sp. BSw21498 contains the following coding sequences:
- a CDS encoding ABC transporter ATP-binding protein, whose protein sequence is MTLLSITNLSLAIHRFDILHDVTLSVDAGEIVAVTGESGSGKSMTALAAMQLLPKGTLARGHIMLGDQDLLTLPEPELCAIRGNDIGMVFQEPMTALNPVQTIGHQVAETIRIHDKTVSRQAAAKRAAETLERVGLPNDRFPLARYPHELSGGQRQRVVIAMAIALRPRLLIADEPTTALDVTTQAQILDLLKSLARDDGMGLLMITHDLAVVADMADRIVVMRKGEIVEQGATQTLLQTMRHPYTRMLFTASNHSVTLPPAPAPHPLLSVQNVCRDYALPRKTLFGKPGRFRAVDDVSFTLQRGERLGLVGESGCGKSTLTRALLGLEPVQSGSITLDGTAVYSGTKPNLDVRRKMQVVFQDPFGSFNPRHRVDRLITEPFHLLPAPPSGSARTDAIADALTAVGLSPDDATKYIHEFSGGQRQRIAIARALIIRPDLILFDEAVSALDVSVRAQILDLLAELCSAYDLTYLFISHDLSVVRTITDRVLVMKSGQIVEQGATADVFDHPQHPYTQKLLAAAPRLPDL, encoded by the coding sequence ATGACCTTGCTGAGTATCACCAACCTGTCGCTGGCGATCCACCGGTTCGACATCCTGCATGATGTCACCCTGTCCGTCGATGCTGGAGAGATCGTGGCCGTGACCGGCGAAAGCGGCTCCGGCAAATCCATGACCGCCCTTGCCGCCATGCAGTTGCTGCCCAAAGGCACCCTTGCGCGCGGCCATATCATGCTGGGCGACCAAGACCTGCTGACCCTGCCTGAGCCCGAGCTGTGCGCAATCCGCGGCAATGACATCGGCATGGTGTTTCAGGAACCGATGACCGCGCTAAACCCCGTGCAGACCATCGGACATCAGGTCGCCGAAACCATTCGCATCCATGACAAAACCGTGTCTCGCCAAGCCGCAGCCAAGCGGGCGGCCGAAACGCTGGAAAGGGTCGGCCTGCCCAACGATCGCTTTCCGCTGGCCCGCTACCCCCACGAGCTATCCGGCGGGCAAAGACAACGGGTGGTCATCGCCATGGCCATCGCGCTGCGCCCCCGTCTGCTGATTGCAGATGAACCAACCACCGCGCTGGATGTAACGACGCAGGCGCAGATCCTTGATCTACTGAAATCACTGGCGCGGGACGACGGTATGGGGCTGTTGATGATCACCCATGATCTGGCTGTGGTAGCTGATATGGCGGATCGGATCGTCGTGATGCGTAAAGGCGAGATCGTCGAACAGGGTGCCACGCAGACCTTGCTGCAAACCATGCGCCACCCCTATACGCGGATGCTTTTTACCGCCTCGAACCACAGCGTGACGCTGCCGCCAGCCCCGGCGCCGCACCCCCTGCTGAGCGTGCAAAACGTCTGCCGCGACTACGCGCTGCCACGCAAGACGCTGTTCGGCAAACCGGGGCGTTTCCGCGCGGTGGATGATGTTTCATTTACGCTGCAACGGGGCGAACGTCTGGGCCTCGTGGGCGAAAGCGGATGCGGTAAATCGACCCTGACAAGGGCGCTTTTGGGTCTAGAGCCCGTGCAATCGGGCAGCATCACACTCGACGGCACTGCGGTCTATAGCGGCACCAAACCCAACCTTGATGTGCGCCGCAAGATGCAGGTGGTGTTTCAAGACCCGTTCGGTAGCTTCAACCCGCGCCACCGTGTCGACCGGCTGATCACCGAACCTTTCCACCTGCTGCCAGCCCCCCCAAGCGGCAGCGCCCGAACCGACGCCATCGCCGATGCATTGACCGCCGTGGGCCTGTCCCCCGATGATGCGACCAAATATATCCATGAATTCTCGGGCGGCCAGCGCCAGCGGATCGCCATTGCCCGTGCGTTGATTATCCGCCCTGACCTGATCCTCTTTGACGAAGCGGTCAGCGCTCTGGACGTTTCTGTGCGGGCGCAAATTCTTGATCTGCTGGCAGAGCTGTGCAGCGCCTATGACCTGACTTACCTGTTCATTTCCCATGACCTGTCTGTGGTGCGCACGATCACGGATCGCGTGCTGGTGATGAAATCCGGCCAGATCGTCGAACAAGGTGCCACCGCCGATGTTTTCGACCACCCTCAGCACCCCTACACTCAAAAACTCCTCGCCGCCGCGCCACGTTTGCCGGACCTGTGA
- a CDS encoding ABC transporter permease, whose protein sequence is MNRNLILGALLTSVFLLSAVVSFVWTPFSHTGMDIPNKLQGVGGAHLLGTDHFGRDILSMIMVGARTSIAVALVAVGIGMGLGVPLGLWAAAKRGSLVDEIIMRGNDLVFAFPSLVIAILITAIFGASAINAIIAIGIFNIPVFARITRGAALSLWEREFILAARVAGKSAARISVEHILPNVTNLLIVQGTIQFSLGILAEAGLSYVGLGAQPPTPSWGRMLADAQTMVSIAPHMALVPGFAIILTVLGLNLMGDGLRDALDPRLRVTRK, encoded by the coding sequence ATGAATCGGAACCTGATCCTTGGCGCGCTGCTTACATCCGTCTTTCTGTTGTCGGCAGTTGTGTCCTTTGTCTGGACGCCGTTTTCGCACACGGGGATGGATATCCCGAACAAACTGCAAGGGGTGGGCGGGGCGCACCTTCTGGGGACCGATCACTTTGGCCGCGATATCCTAAGCATGATTATGGTCGGGGCGCGCACCTCTATCGCGGTGGCGCTGGTGGCTGTGGGGATCGGAATGGGGCTTGGCGTGCCGCTTGGCCTTTGGGCGGCGGCCAAACGCGGGTCACTGGTGGATGAAATCATCATGCGCGGGAATGATCTGGTCTTTGCCTTCCCCTCGTTGGTGATCGCAATCCTGATCACGGCGATCTTCGGGGCCAGCGCGATCAATGCCATCATCGCCATCGGTATTTTCAACATCCCCGTCTTTGCCCGCATCACCCGCGGTGCCGCGCTCAGTCTGTGGGAGCGTGAGTTCATTCTCGCCGCGCGGGTCGCTGGCAAATCCGCGGCGCGGATCTCGGTCGAACATATCCTGCCCAATGTCACAAATCTGCTGATCGTGCAGGGCACGATCCAGTTCAGCCTTGGTATTCTGGCCGAGGCAGGGCTGTCCTATGTCGGGCTTGGTGCGCAACCGCCGACACCTTCCTGGGGCCGCATGCTGGCCGACGCGCAAACCATGGTCAGCATCGCGCCGCATATGGCGCTGGTGCCCGGCTTTGCGATTATCCTGACGGTGCTGGGGCTGAACCTGATGGGCGACGGGCTGCGCGATGCACTGGACCCACGGCTGCGGGTGACCCGTAAATGA
- a CDS encoding P1 family peptidase — protein sequence MKPGPRNLITDVPGLRVGNAQDDTLKSGTTVLLADAPFTASVHVMGGAPGTRETDLLAPDKSVAAVDALVLSGGSAYGLDACSGVVDALRAAGRGFRLGDATIPLVPGAILFDLLNGGDKTWEHNPYRALGRAAYDAATEDFNLGTIGAGTGALSAMVKGGLGSASLELPDGTIVGALVAANPVGAVTTPGDKYFYAAPFEVNGEFGGRGTDPATGLGMTMESRKMASMSPRENTTIAIVATNATLTKAQCQRISVAAHDGIGRATVPAHTPYDGDLVFGLSTAAHEVAESILPLIGHAASLCLARAIARAAYFATPAAGDLLPCWSDLNS from the coding sequence ATGAAACCCGGACCGAGAAATCTCATCACCGATGTGCCCGGCCTGCGTGTGGGCAACGCGCAGGATGACACGCTGAAATCAGGCACGACGGTGCTTCTGGCGGATGCGCCTTTTACCGCGTCAGTGCATGTGATGGGCGGTGCCCCCGGCACGCGCGAGACGGATTTGCTCGCCCCTGATAAATCTGTTGCGGCGGTGGATGCGCTGGTGTTGTCGGGGGGCTCTGCCTACGGGCTGGATGCCTGTTCGGGCGTGGTCGACGCGCTGCGCGCTGCGGGGCGCGGGTTCCGGCTGGGCGACGCCACGATCCCGCTGGTGCCGGGGGCGATTCTGTTTGACCTGCTCAACGGCGGCGACAAGACGTGGGAACATAACCCCTACCGCGCCTTGGGGCGTGCGGCCTATGACGCCGCGACCGAGGACTTCAACCTTGGCACCATTGGTGCCGGCACCGGTGCGCTGAGTGCGATGGTCAAGGGCGGGCTTGGATCAGCTTCGCTAGAGTTACCCGATGGCACGATAGTGGGCGCGCTGGTCGCGGCCAATCCGGTGGGCGCGGTTACCACGCCCGGCGACAAGTATTTCTATGCCGCCCCCTTTGAGGTGAATGGCGAATTTGGCGGTAGGGGCACGGACCCTGCAACGGGGCTTGGGATGACGATGGAGAGCCGCAAGATGGCTTCGATGTCGCCGCGTGAAAATACCACCATCGCGATTGTTGCCACAAATGCGACTCTAACAAAGGCACAATGCCAACGCATATCTGTTGCCGCCCATGACGGGATCGGGCGTGCGACGGTGCCTGCCCACACGCCTTATGACGGTGATCTTGTCTTTGGCCTAAGCACGGCGGCACATGAGGTCGCCGAGAGCATCCTGCCGTTGATCGGCCATGCCGCGTCGCTGTGCCTGGCGCGGGCCATTGCGCGAGCAGCCTATTTTGCCACGCCAGCAGCGGGCGATCTGTTGCCCTGCTGGTCGGACCTCAACAGCTGA